The Streptomyces sp. NBC_01255 genome window below encodes:
- a CDS encoding response regulator transcription factor, with amino-acid sequence MTIRVLLVDDQPLLRTGFRMILEAEQDIAVVGEAGDGLQAQDQVRALQPDVVLMDIRMPRMDGVEATRQITGPGRDGPAKVLVLTTFDLDEYVVEALRAGASGFLLKDAPANELVQAIRVVAAGEAMLAPSITRRLLDKYSAHLPTGEEQVPDTLSTLTDREVEVLKLVARGLSNAEIAADLFVSETTVKTHVGHVLTKLGLRDRVQAAVYAYESGLVRPGGNQ; translated from the coding sequence GTGACGATCCGCGTCCTCCTGGTCGACGATCAGCCGCTGCTGCGCACCGGCTTCCGGATGATTCTGGAGGCGGAGCAGGACATCGCCGTGGTGGGCGAGGCCGGTGACGGTCTCCAGGCGCAGGACCAGGTGCGCGCGCTGCAGCCGGACGTGGTGCTGATGGACATCCGCATGCCGCGGATGGACGGCGTGGAGGCGACCCGGCAGATCACCGGTCCGGGTCGGGACGGTCCGGCGAAGGTGCTGGTGCTGACCACGTTCGATCTCGACGAGTACGTGGTGGAGGCGCTGCGGGCGGGGGCGAGCGGCTTCCTGCTGAAGGACGCCCCGGCGAACGAGCTGGTGCAGGCGATCCGTGTGGTGGCGGCGGGTGAGGCGATGCTGGCGCCGTCGATCACGCGTCGGCTGCTCGACAAGTACTCGGCGCATCTGCCGACGGGCGAGGAGCAGGTGCCGGACACCCTGAGCACCCTGACCGATCGCGAGGTCGAGGTGCTGAAGCTGGTGGCCCGTGGCTTGTCGAACGCGGAGATCGCGGCGGATCTGTTCGTCAGCGAGACGACGGTGAAGACGCACGTGGGCCATGTGCTGACGAAGCTGGGCCTGCGGGACCGGGTGCAGGCCGCGGTGTACGCGTACGAGAGCGGTCTGGTGCGGCCCGGCGGCAATCAGTAG
- a CDS encoding RecB family exonuclease yields the protein MSTSEQVPAEPRAPMSLSPSRASDFMQCPLLYRFRVIDRLPEKPSAAATRGTLVHAVLERLFDDEATERTAPRAKAMVPGQWERLLESKPELGELFSEDPDGERLAGWLGEAERLVERWFTLEDPTRLEPAERELFVETELDSGLRLRGVIDRIDVTPSGDVRIVDYKTGKAPRPEYREGALFQMTFYALVVWRLKRVLPRRLQLVYLGSGDVLTYDPVEADLLRVERKLLALWDAIRLATETGDWRPRPTKLCGWCDHQEVCPEFGGTPPVYPLKIVSARPPESGESGQGRMDLAPPAP from the coding sequence ATGAGTACGAGCGAGCAGGTGCCGGCGGAGCCCCGGGCGCCCATGTCGTTGTCGCCGTCGCGGGCGAGCGATTTCATGCAGTGTCCGCTGCTGTACCGGTTCCGGGTGATCGACCGGCTGCCGGAGAAGCCGAGTGCGGCGGCGACGCGGGGCACGCTGGTGCACGCGGTGCTCGAGCGGCTCTTCGACGACGAGGCGACGGAGCGGACGGCGCCGCGGGCGAAGGCGATGGTTCCGGGGCAGTGGGAGCGGCTCCTGGAGTCCAAGCCGGAGCTGGGCGAGCTGTTCTCGGAGGATCCGGACGGGGAGCGGCTCGCGGGCTGGCTCGGCGAGGCGGAGCGGCTGGTCGAGCGGTGGTTCACGCTGGAGGATCCGACGCGTCTCGAGCCGGCCGAGCGCGAGCTGTTCGTGGAGACGGAGCTGGACTCGGGGCTGCGGCTGCGCGGGGTGATCGACCGGATCGACGTGACGCCTTCGGGCGACGTGCGGATCGTCGACTACAAGACGGGCAAGGCGCCCCGGCCCGAGTACCGCGAGGGCGCGCTGTTCCAGATGACGTTCTACGCGCTGGTGGTCTGGCGGCTGAAGCGGGTGCTGCCGCGGCGGTTGCAGCTGGTCTACCTGGGCAGTGGGGACGTGCTGACGTACGACCCGGTGGAGGCGGACCTGTTGCGGGTGGAGCGGAAGCTCCTGGCGCTGTGGGACGCGATCCGGCTGGCGACGGAGACGGGCGACTGGCGGCCGCGGCCGACGAAGCTCTGCGGCTGGTGTGACCATCAGGAGGTCTGTCCGGAGTTCGGCGGGACTCCCCCGGTGTATCCGCTGAAGATCGTTTCCGCGCGCCCGCCGGAGTCGGGTGAATCGGGGCAGGGCAGAATGGACCTGGCGCCGCCGGCACCGTGA
- a CDS encoding ABC transporter substrate-binding protein, with protein sequence MKAHNKWLTAPLAAGLSAALLSGCGTEQGGGSGSGDGIRVGMSDEILATDPAAGYDPGSWLLFNNVFQSLLAFPKGGSEPEPEAADKCGFSAGSKVYTCTLRDGLTFSNGNPLTSKDVKFSFERALRIADPSGPAPLLSTIASIETPDERTVIFRLKVPDATFPSKIASGAGSIVDHRDYPADALRTDGKATGSGLYKLDSFSETEAGFSANSGYKGNAKPKNGGVTLKLYGGDRTALSKALADGEVDVAYRGLSADDIAALETSETTDDRGFEVTQGSSAEVQHLVFNVKDPVVGKLGVRRAIAHLVNREALVEDVYKSTATPLYSIVPAGIAGHNTAFFDTYGSPDKAKAKKALRDADITGKVKLTLWSTPSRYGPATDQELKAIAGQLNASGLFEADVKSVPFDQYEKDIAAGKYGVYVKGWVPDYPDADNFTAPFFGEGNVLGNHYGNATITGDVLPKTAALADRAATADEYGQLQDIVAEEVPLLPLWQGKQYAVARDDVTGLEWTLDASTVFRFWELKKG encoded by the coding sequence GTGAAGGCACACAACAAGTGGCTGACGGCCCCGCTCGCCGCGGGGCTGTCCGCCGCCCTCCTCAGCGGCTGCGGCACCGAGCAGGGCGGGGGCTCCGGCTCCGGCGACGGCATACGCGTCGGCATGTCCGACGAGATCCTCGCCACCGACCCGGCGGCCGGCTACGACCCCGGCTCCTGGCTGTTGTTCAACAACGTCTTCCAGTCCCTGCTGGCCTTCCCCAAGGGCGGCTCCGAGCCCGAGCCCGAGGCCGCCGACAAGTGCGGCTTCTCCGCGGGCAGCAAGGTCTACACCTGCACCCTCCGGGACGGCCTCACCTTCTCCAACGGCAACCCGCTCACCTCGAAGGACGTCAAGTTCTCCTTCGAGCGGGCCCTCAGGATCGCCGACCCGTCCGGTCCCGCGCCGCTGCTCTCCACGATCGCCTCCATCGAGACCCCCGACGAGCGGACCGTCATCTTCCGCCTCAAGGTCCCGGACGCCACCTTCCCCAGCAAGATCGCCTCCGGCGCCGGCTCGATCGTCGACCACCGCGACTACCCCGCCGACGCCCTGCGCACCGACGGCAAGGCCACCGGCTCCGGTCTCTACAAGCTGGACTCCTTCAGCGAGACCGAGGCCGGCTTCTCCGCCAACTCCGGCTACAAGGGCAACGCCAAGCCCAAGAACGGCGGAGTCACCCTCAAGCTCTACGGCGGCGACCGCACGGCCCTCTCCAAGGCCCTCGCCGACGGCGAGGTCGACGTCGCCTACCGAGGCCTCTCCGCCGACGACATCGCCGCCCTCGAAACCTCCGAGACCACCGACGACCGGGGCTTCGAGGTCACGCAGGGCAGCAGCGCCGAGGTCCAGCACCTCGTCTTCAACGTGAAGGACCCCGTCGTCGGCAAGCTCGGCGTCCGCCGGGCCATCGCCCACCTCGTCAACCGCGAGGCCCTCGTCGAGGACGTCTACAAGTCGACGGCCACGCCGCTCTACTCGATCGTCCCGGCGGGCATCGCCGGCCACAACACCGCCTTCTTCGACACCTACGGCAGCCCCGACAAGGCCAAGGCGAAGAAGGCCCTGCGCGACGCCGACATCACCGGCAAGGTGAAGCTCACCCTCTGGTCCACGCCCAGCCGCTACGGCCCGGCCACCGACCAGGAGCTCAAGGCCATCGCCGGCCAGCTCAACGCCAGCGGCCTCTTCGAAGCCGACGTCAAGTCCGTCCCGTTCGACCAGTACGAGAAGGACATCGCCGCCGGCAAGTACGGCGTCTACGTCAAGGGCTGGGTCCCCGACTACCCCGACGCCGACAACTTCACCGCCCCCTTCTTCGGTGAGGGCAACGTCCTCGGCAACCACTACGGGAACGCCACCATCACCGGCGACGTCCTCCCGAAGACCGCCGCCCTCGCCGACCGCGCCGCCACCGCCGACGAGTACGGACAGCTCCAGGACATCGTCGCCGAGGAAGTCCCGCTCCTCCCGCTCTGGCAGGGCAAGCAGTACGCCGTCGCCCGCGACGACGTCACCGGCCTCGAATGGACCCTCGACGCCTCCACCGTCTTCCGCTTCTGGGAGCTGAAGAAGGGCTGA